A genome region from Methanococcoides burtonii DSM 6242 includes the following:
- the aroA gene encoding 3-phosphoshikimate 1-carboxyvinyltransferase encodes MKVTVGRSGVHGEIFAPASKSYTHRAITVAALSKESIIHRPLISADTQSTIKACEMLGAYIEKDGDKLLISGVDGEPQTPDNVIDVGNSGTTLRFMTAIAALGQGTTVLTGDNSIRSRPNGPLLQVLNDLGVQSISTRGDGCAPIVVTGGLKGAIAKIDGSISSQFISALLLACPLTKNSTTLSIKGELKSRPYVDVTLDILEKAGAEIYLEDNQNLKFIIPGNQKYRLKEYTVPGDFSSASYLLAAAAMTDTKIKVNNLYPSMQGDAAIIDILKEMGANIYWNKEEGTVEVNGGKLHGITMDAGATPDLVPTVAVLGAVAEGETVITNAEHVRYKETDRLHAMAVELDKMGISTSEEKDKLTIKGGELKGADVHGWHDHRIVMSLTLAGMIAGDTTIDTAEAIFISYPNFFDSMRSIGADVILSEQ; translated from the coding sequence ATGAAAGTTACAGTGGGAAGATCGGGAGTACACGGAGAGATCTTTGCCCCCGCTTCAAAAAGTTACACTCATCGTGCCATCACAGTTGCAGCACTCTCAAAAGAATCCATTATTCACAGACCTTTGATATCTGCAGATACTCAATCAACAATAAAGGCATGTGAGATGCTAGGTGCATATATCGAGAAGGATGGAGATAAATTATTGATAAGCGGTGTTGACGGAGAACCACAAACTCCTGACAACGTTATCGATGTTGGCAATTCCGGAACAACGCTTCGTTTTATGACAGCTATTGCGGCTCTTGGCCAGGGAACTACCGTCCTCACAGGAGATAATTCCATAAGATCAAGACCTAACGGGCCACTGCTTCAGGTATTGAATGACCTTGGAGTTCAGTCCATATCGACACGTGGGGACGGGTGTGCACCTATTGTGGTCACCGGAGGATTAAAAGGTGCTATCGCAAAGATAGACGGCTCCATAAGTTCACAGTTCATATCAGCCTTGCTGCTTGCATGTCCACTGACAAAGAACAGTACAACGCTTTCAATAAAGGGAGAACTGAAATCCAGACCTTATGTCGATGTCACATTGGACATTCTGGAGAAAGCCGGTGCCGAAATATATTTGGAAGATAATCAGAACCTTAAGTTCATAATACCTGGTAATCAGAAATATAGACTCAAGGAATATACAGTACCAGGAGACTTTTCTTCAGCATCATATCTTCTTGCAGCAGCTGCAATGACAGATACGAAGATCAAGGTCAATAATTTATACCCATCTATGCAGGGAGATGCTGCCATCATTGATATCCTCAAGGAAATGGGTGCCAATATATACTGGAACAAAGAGGAAGGTACAGTGGAGGTAAATGGTGGTAAGCTTCACGGCATTACAATGGATGCCGGTGCAACACCTGACCTCGTACCTACGGTCGCAGTTCTCGGTGCAGTTGCAGAAGGTGAGACTGTCATTACAAATGCAGAACACGTCAGATATAAGGAAACCGACAGGCTTCATGCAATGGCTGTAGAGCTTGACAAAATGGGAATTTCCACAAGTGAGGAAAAGGACAAACTCACCATCAAAGGAGGAGAGCTTAAAGGTGCAGATGTCCACGGTTGGCACGACCACCGCATAGTGATGTCGCTGACACTTGCCGGAATGATCGCAGGTGATACGACCATCGATACCGCGGAAGCCATCTTTATCTCATATCCGAACTTCTTCGATTCAATGCGTTCCATTGGAGCGGATGTGATCCTAAGCGAACAGTGA
- a CDS encoding thymidylate synthase: protein MTHDAAIGRLIKARTISDAWYRGLNVIWNHGSLITDERGSQIREFMNLMVVIEDPYSNEIPEDSAWNHERLEEYAKQLITGENAQDFEYTYGQRLRNWDGKVDQIEYVIEKLTNNKTTRRATAVTWVPTIDTKVDEVPCMIIDDFKIRDDTVHLTTLFRSHDFAGAYPANLYGLSKLLEYVADKVGLAPGTITTMSVSAHIYDHDWDKIEKIIKGVQ, encoded by the coding sequence ATGACGCATGATGCTGCAATTGGAAGGCTCATAAAAGCCCGGACTATAAGCGATGCATGGTATCGAGGACTCAATGTCATATGGAACCATGGAAGTTTAATTACAGATGAGCGTGGAAGCCAGATACGTGAATTCATGAACCTTATGGTTGTTATCGAGGACCCATACAGTAACGAGATACCTGAGGATAGCGCCTGGAACCATGAGAGGCTGGAAGAATATGCAAAACAGCTTATTACAGGCGAAAATGCACAGGATTTCGAATACACCTACGGCCAACGGCTCAGGAATTGGGATGGTAAGGTCGACCAGATAGAGTATGTCATTGAGAAACTGACAAACAACAAAACTACACGCAGGGCCACTGCTGTCACATGGGTACCAACGATAGATACCAAAGTGGATGAAGTGCCATGCATGATAATTGACGATTTTAAAATAAGGGATGATACAGTTCATCTTACAACATTATTCAGAAGCCATGATTTTGCCGGTGCATATCCTGCAAACCTCTATGGGCTTTCAAAACTCCTCGAATATGTTGCAGATAAAGTAGGACTTGCACCAGGAACGATAACGACCATGAGTGTTTCCGCACATATATACGACCATGACTGGGATAAGATCGAGAAGATCATTAAAGGGGTACAGTAA